The proteins below are encoded in one region of Candidatus Tanganyikabacteria bacterium:
- a CDS encoding DUF3488 domain-containing protein translates to MVGSFLDRQGLGLLVRRDDYLGPMRLGTFAVVGISIMGLLTIEWKLDYFLAMLFVAVGSWFSHWYRGRNWFVKGFLAIGMLYLLYQYLANLFLYIQDTRLPLAQLLLWLSVLNSFDLPRRHNLRIAQMVGAILMVVSASLSRDMAFGPILVAFVIALLVCGHLDMLSEYQHRPAWRPLSRDIAVNGLLMLLAGTMLFLVLPRGTGLYLRQLPVSGMITLPFHPDSRVQNRFYPSGNVDPTAIRQVNPKAYYGFSESLDLNFRGRLSDEIALKIRSNRAEYWRGMAYDRYDGRMWTMTRPNDIERLTTASLPFDLPITWLGGSGQKQVRTLYVEADQSNLVPLPPNAFQLYFPSSLLFRDSYDGYRSPLQLGAGLFYSVITEPTAWNERVLEAASDISPAAIARFRNYLQVPETVPQRVRDLAIQATRDLGNPYHKVVALRGFLRKSFPYDLSIPPFPHTADQIDYFMFESRRGYCEHFASAMTIMARMVGVPARLVTGYTPGRYNPFTGFWEVRTSDAHAWTEVHLAGAGWVPVDATPGSASPTEFTEDHATAPALALVGYAHDRMGAGFWILLGFLLAVGAGLAWAFSPQALNLRLLQRQSRSRNAFLATRSYLRLLDIFERYGLKRREGWSPSEHAAAAARNPSLAPVSPLVVEFIETYEAVRFGGLEDHDLDDRLGAIKKELTAHAADRAGVRST, encoded by the coding sequence ATGGTAGGATCGTTCCTCGATCGGCAGGGCCTGGGCCTCCTGGTCCGCCGCGACGACTATCTCGGGCCGATGCGCCTGGGCACCTTCGCCGTGGTGGGCATCAGCATCATGGGCCTGCTGACCATCGAGTGGAAGCTCGACTACTTCCTGGCCATGCTCTTCGTGGCGGTCGGAAGCTGGTTCTCGCACTGGTATCGCGGCCGCAACTGGTTCGTGAAGGGCTTCCTGGCGATCGGGATGCTCTACCTGCTCTACCAGTACCTGGCCAACCTGTTCCTGTACATCCAGGACACACGGCTTCCCCTGGCGCAGTTGCTGCTCTGGCTCTCGGTCCTGAACTCCTTCGACCTGCCGCGCCGCCACAATCTGAGAATCGCCCAGATGGTCGGTGCGATCCTGATGGTGGTGTCGGCCAGCCTGTCGCGCGACATGGCTTTCGGGCCCATCCTGGTGGCCTTCGTGATCGCGCTCCTGGTCTGCGGTCACCTCGACATGCTGTCGGAGTACCAGCACCGCCCGGCCTGGCGCCCGCTGAGCCGGGATATCGCCGTCAACGGCCTGCTCATGCTCCTGGCCGGAACGATGCTCTTCCTGGTCCTGCCTCGCGGCACGGGGCTGTACCTCCGGCAACTCCCGGTGAGCGGCATGATCACGCTGCCCTTCCACCCCGATTCCCGGGTGCAGAACCGCTTCTATCCGTCCGGAAACGTGGACCCGACGGCGATTCGCCAGGTGAACCCGAAGGCGTACTACGGCTTCTCCGAGAGCCTGGATCTCAACTTCCGCGGCCGGCTCTCGGACGAGATCGCCCTGAAGATCCGCAGCAACCGCGCCGAGTACTGGCGGGGCATGGCCTACGATCGGTACGACGGGCGCATGTGGACGATGACCCGGCCCAACGACATCGAGCGCCTGACCACGGCGTCGCTGCCCTTCGACCTGCCGATCACCTGGCTGGGCGGCAGCGGCCAGAAGCAGGTCCGGACGCTCTACGTCGAGGCCGATCAGAGCAACCTGGTGCCGCTTCCCCCCAACGCGTTCCAGCTCTACTTCCCGTCGAGCCTGCTGTTCCGCGACTCGTACGACGGATATCGCAGTCCCTTGCAGCTTGGCGCCGGGCTCTTCTACTCGGTCATCACGGAGCCGACCGCCTGGAACGAACGCGTGCTCGAGGCGGCCTCCGACATCTCCCCGGCGGCGATCGCCCGCTTCCGCAACTACCTGCAGGTGCCGGAAACCGTCCCGCAGCGCGTGCGCGACCTGGCCATCCAGGCCACGCGGGATCTCGGGAACCCGTACCACAAGGTGGTGGCGCTGCGCGGCTTCCTGCGCAAGTCCTTCCCGTACGACCTCTCGATTCCGCCGTTCCCCCACACGGCCGACCAGATCGACTACTTCATGTTCGAGTCCCGGCGGGGCTACTGCGAGCACTTCGCTTCGGCCATGACCATCATGGCCCGCATGGTGGGCGTTCCGGCCCGCCTGGTGACCGGCTACACGCCCGGCCGCTACAACCCGTTCACCGGGTTCTGGGAAGTGCGCACGTCGGACGCCCACGCCTGGACCGAGGTGCACCTGGCCGGCGCGGGGTGGGTGCCGGTGGACGCGACGCCGGGTTCGGCCTCGCCGACCGAGTTCACCGAGGATCACGCCACGGCCCCCGCCCTGGCGCTGGTGGGCTATGCCCACGACCGGATGGGCGCCGGGTTCTGGATCCTGCTGGGGTTCCTGCTGGCGGTCGGGGCGGGCCTCGCGTGGGCGTTCTCGCCGCAGGCCCTCAACCTGCGGCTCCTGCAGCGGCAGTCGCGCAGCCGCAACGCATTCCTGGCGACCCGGTCCTACCTGCGGTTGCTCGACATCTTCGAGCGGTACGGTCTCAAGCGCCGCGAGGGCTGGTCGCCCTCGGAGCACGCCGCGGCGGCCGCTCGCAACCCGTCGCTCGCGCCCGTGTCGCCCCTGGTGGTCGAATTCATCGAGACCTACGAGGCGGTGCGGTTCGGCGGCCTGGAAGACCACGACCTGGACGATCGGCTCGGAGCCATCAAGAAGGAACTCACGGCGCACGCCGCCGACCGGGCGGGCGTCAGATCAACCTGA
- a CDS encoding DNA primase, translating to MDDKTRVRQAADILEVIGQATVLKHKGGPWYTGLCPFHQEKTPSFRVNASDGFFKCFGCGEKGDVFTFLMKRESLDFRGALKHLADRYGIELTEAAPEFIDEQRKLREAMAEAHRYFRRVYEQAEEGAAAREYAARRGLSPEVVERFGIGASPRGWDGLLRHLSGLGFAPELLENAGLIRRGQQGGFRDFFRGRLMFPICTDMGAVVAFGARALDPGDQPKYLNSPETPLYQKGQHVFALHLAKEAIRKADRVLVAEGYMDVIALHEAGFEEAVAVLGTAMTPQQARNLLRYTPGKRVIVAFDADAAGQTAASQGIATLEEVARATGLFLSVLAVPDGKDPDEFIRAHGAPAFAQLAATAPDVVAFQIARLFKQIPDLRSRAGQDRALRELLPVLRRLGSPARASSYYGEIALRLGLTENAVAMEFNPQLRHNGALQTGTRPVVVAQQRVAEAERGLIYLMVQDFEARRTVAASLGDIPFPTPAAQALRERLCGDLAAVAGWPGVIDRTPEGPEHDLLIDISFEESASKAPAGSQRVMDDYVAVIACEFWRDIASSRARELTRPDLSSEDVQRITLEIQDAKMRAQEHLTRLSGRSPGAPRGGESSLVSQAPGREGE from the coding sequence ATGGACGATAAGACGCGCGTTCGCCAGGCCGCCGACATCCTCGAGGTGATCGGCCAGGCGACCGTGCTCAAGCACAAGGGCGGTCCCTGGTACACCGGGCTCTGCCCGTTCCACCAGGAGAAGACGCCGAGCTTCCGCGTCAACGCGTCGGACGGCTTCTTCAAATGCTTCGGCTGCGGCGAGAAGGGCGACGTCTTCACCTTCCTGATGAAGCGGGAGAGCCTGGACTTCCGGGGGGCTCTCAAGCATCTGGCCGATCGGTACGGAATCGAGCTTACCGAGGCTGCGCCCGAGTTCATCGACGAGCAGCGAAAGCTGCGCGAGGCCATGGCCGAGGCGCACCGCTACTTCCGCCGGGTCTACGAGCAGGCCGAGGAAGGCGCGGCGGCCCGGGAGTATGCTGCCCGGCGCGGCCTCTCGCCGGAGGTCGTCGAACGGTTCGGCATCGGGGCGTCGCCGCGCGGGTGGGACGGGTTGCTGCGCCACCTGTCGGGCCTGGGCTTCGCGCCCGAACTGCTCGAGAACGCGGGCCTGATCCGCCGCGGCCAGCAGGGCGGCTTCCGGGATTTCTTCCGGGGGCGGCTCATGTTCCCGATCTGCACCGACATGGGCGCGGTCGTGGCTTTCGGGGCGCGCGCGCTCGATCCGGGCGATCAGCCCAAGTACCTCAACTCGCCCGAGACGCCGCTCTACCAGAAGGGCCAGCACGTCTTCGCCCTCCACCTGGCCAAGGAGGCCATCCGGAAAGCCGACCGGGTGCTGGTGGCCGAGGGTTACATGGACGTCATCGCGTTGCACGAGGCCGGTTTCGAGGAGGCCGTCGCGGTGCTTGGCACGGCGATGACACCCCAGCAGGCCCGCAATCTCCTGCGGTACACGCCGGGCAAGCGGGTGATCGTCGCGTTCGACGCCGACGCCGCCGGCCAGACGGCGGCCAGCCAGGGCATCGCCACGCTCGAGGAAGTCGCCCGGGCCACGGGCCTGTTCCTGTCGGTCCTCGCGGTGCCGGACGGGAAGGACCCCGACGAGTTCATCCGGGCGCACGGCGCTCCGGCTTTCGCCCAGCTGGCGGCGACCGCCCCCGACGTCGTCGCCTTCCAGATCGCCCGACTATTCAAGCAGATCCCGGATTTGCGGTCGCGGGCGGGCCAGGACCGGGCGCTGCGCGAGTTGCTGCCGGTGCTGCGGCGGCTGGGAAGCCCGGCGCGCGCGTCCAGCTACTACGGGGAAATCGCGTTGCGACTGGGCCTCACCGAGAATGCCGTGGCTATGGAATTCAACCCGCAGTTACGGCATAATGGAGCGCTCCAGACCGGCACGCGGCCGGTGGTGGTCGCGCAGCAACGCGTTGCGGAGGCAGAGCGGGGTCTCATCTACCTGATGGTCCAAGACTTCGAGGCACGGCGAACGGTCGCCGCGAGCCTCGGTGACATCCCATTCCCGACGCCGGCCGCTCAGGCGCTCCGGGAGCGCCTCTGCGGCGATCTCGCCGCCGTCGCCGGCTGGCCCGGCGTCATCGATCGCACCCCGGAAGGGCCCGAGCACGACCTGCTGATCGACATCAGCTTCGAGGAATCCGCCAGCAAGGCCCCCGCCGGCTCGCAGCGGGTGATGGACGATTACGTCGCCGTCATCGCGTGCGAGTTCTGGCGGGACATCGCTTCGTCCCGCGCCAGGGAGCTCACGCGTCCCGACCTCTCCTCGGAGGATGTCCAGCGCATCACGCTGGAAATCCAGGACGCGAAGATGCGAGCTCAAGAGCATCTGACCCGGCTCTCGGGCCGTAGCCCGGGTGCGCCGCGAGGCGGGGAATCAAGCCTCGTCTCGCAGGCTCCTGGACGAGAAGGGGAATAG
- a CDS encoding response regulator: MPKVLVLEDDPTNATLMEVILSHEGFAVEVCRRAEDAFDLARVTRFDLVVVDLDLPGSRYDGMELIRRLKAAPETAALPIIACTAALLRFEASEAKQAGAAAFLAKPYTVDNVRKLVHGLINGS, from the coding sequence ATGCCCAAGGTGCTGGTACTGGAAGACGACCCTACAAACGCGACCCTCATGGAGGTCATCCTCTCGCATGAGGGGTTCGCCGTCGAAGTCTGCCGGCGCGCCGAGGATGCGTTCGACCTGGCACGGGTCACCCGCTTCGATCTGGTGGTCGTGGACCTCGATCTGCCGGGTAGCCGGTACGACGGCATGGAGCTGATCAGGCGCCTGAAGGCCGCGCCCGAGACCGCGGCGCTGCCGATCATCGCGTGCACGGCGGCGCTACTGCGCTTCGAGGCGAGCGAGGCCAAGCAGGCCGGCGCGGCCGCCTTCCTCGCCAAGCCGTACACGGTGGACAACGTCCGCAAGCTGGTTCACGGCCTGATCAACGGCTCATAA